The following proteins are co-located in the Polymorphospora rubra genome:
- the der gene encoding ribosome biogenesis GTPase Der encodes MTERDEWVELGEWVEMAEPEEAETGEPVGPVPVVAVVGRPNVGKSTLVNRIIGRRQAVVEDTPGVTRDRVPYDAQWIGRQFTVVDTGGWEPDAKDRAAAIAAQAEIAIGTADVVVFVVDAVVGSTDVDEAAVRMLRRSAKPVLLVANKVDNAALEVEATSLWSLGLGEPHPVSALHGRGSGDLLDAIIKAMPEAPPVSEPGVRGPRRVALVGRPNVGKSSLLNRVSREERAVVDSVAGTTVDPVDSLVEMGGQPWQFVDTAGLRKRVSQASGTEYYASLRTAGAIEAAEVAVVLLDASEPISEQDQRILTMVIEAGRALVIAFNKWDLVDADRRYYLDKEIDRELKRIPWAIRVNVSAKTGRAVEKLAPALRAALESWETRVPTGQLNQWLTALVQATPHPVRGGRAPRILFATQAGVAPPRFVLFTTGPLDAGYQRFVERKLREEFGFAGSPVEVSVRPRKRLGPGGRGKAHG; translated from the coding sequence ATGACCGAGCGGGATGAGTGGGTCGAGTTGGGCGAGTGGGTCGAGATGGCGGAGCCGGAGGAGGCCGAAACCGGTGAGCCGGTCGGGCCGGTGCCGGTCGTCGCCGTCGTCGGACGGCCGAACGTCGGCAAGTCGACCCTGGTCAACCGGATCATCGGACGCCGGCAGGCGGTCGTCGAGGACACCCCCGGGGTGACCCGCGACCGGGTGCCGTACGACGCCCAGTGGATCGGCCGGCAGTTCACCGTCGTCGACACCGGCGGCTGGGAACCCGACGCCAAGGACCGGGCCGCCGCGATCGCCGCGCAGGCCGAGATCGCGATCGGCACCGCCGACGTCGTGGTCTTCGTCGTCGACGCCGTCGTCGGCTCCACCGACGTCGACGAGGCCGCCGTACGGATGCTGCGCCGCAGCGCCAAGCCGGTGCTGCTGGTCGCCAACAAGGTCGACAACGCGGCGCTGGAGGTCGAGGCGACGTCGCTGTGGTCGCTCGGGCTCGGCGAACCGCACCCGGTGTCCGCCCTGCACGGCCGCGGCTCCGGCGACCTCCTCGACGCGATCATCAAGGCGATGCCGGAGGCGCCGCCGGTCAGCGAGCCGGGCGTACGCGGCCCGCGCCGGGTCGCCCTCGTCGGCCGGCCGAACGTCGGCAAGTCGAGCCTGCTCAACCGGGTGTCCCGGGAGGAGCGGGCGGTCGTCGACTCGGTCGCCGGCACCACCGTCGACCCGGTCGACAGCCTGGTCGAGATGGGCGGCCAGCCCTGGCAGTTCGTCGACACCGCCGGGCTGCGTAAGCGGGTGAGCCAGGCCAGCGGCACCGAGTACTACGCCAGCCTGCGTACCGCCGGCGCGATCGAGGCGGCCGAGGTCGCCGTCGTACTCCTCGACGCCAGCGAACCGATCAGCGAGCAGGACCAGCGGATCCTGACGATGGTGATCGAGGCCGGCCGGGCACTGGTCATCGCCTTCAACAAGTGGGACCTGGTCGACGCCGACCGGCGCTACTACCTCGACAAGGAGATCGACCGGGAGCTGAAGCGGATCCCGTGGGCGATCCGGGTCAACGTCTCGGCCAAAACCGGCCGGGCGGTCGAGAAGCTCGCACCGGCGCTGCGTGCCGCCCTGGAGAGCTGGGAGACCCGGGTGCCGACCGGGCAGCTCAACCAGTGGCTGACCGCACTGGTGCAGGCGACCCCGCACCCGGTACGCGGCGGCCGGGCGCCCCGGATCCTGTTCGCGACCCAGGCCGGGGTGGCCCCGCCGCGGTTCGTGTTGTTCACCACGGGGCCGCTGGACGCCGGCTACCAGAGGTTCGTCGAGCGCAAGCTGCGCGAGGAGTTCGGCTTCGCCGGCAGCCCGGTCGAGGTCTCCGTACGCCCCCGCAAGCGCCTGGGCCCGGGTGGCCGAGGCAAAGCCCACGGCTGA
- a CDS encoding helix-turn-helix transcriptional regulator produces MNGPAVPDWRPDPLLTIDDLAAWLGKPKNTLYAWHSRGKGPRAIRVGNTLRYRRSEVERWLDNHTDAER; encoded by the coding sequence ATGAACGGCCCGGCTGTCCCCGACTGGCGGCCTGATCCACTGCTGACCATCGATGACCTCGCCGCCTGGCTGGGCAAGCCGAAGAACACCCTCTACGCCTGGCACAGCCGAGGCAAGGGACCCCGCGCCATCCGCGTCGGCAACACCCTGCGCTACCGGCGCAGCGAAGTCGAACGCTGGCTCGACAACCACACCGACGCGGAGCGGTGA
- a CDS encoding tyrosine-type recombinase/integrase, with amino-acid sequence MSDRANPAAIDPKCKPRVNPHRTTTSGLSREQAMALQGTADADTGPQAARTAAIVGLLLYTGIRVSELVGADVDQLGHDGGHRVLRFTAKGDDPHLVVLPPPVTRRLDAYLAGRADLAGDRLPVPVGGAGARERRPLVVTDSGRRLDRGAVWRLLRRLAKTAEIPVVISPHVLRHTCATLARDAGARLEDIQDQLGHADARTTRRYDHGGARLDRAPAYTLAGYLS; translated from the coding sequence TTGTCCGACCGGGCCAACCCGGCCGCGATCGACCCCAAGTGCAAGCCCCGGGTCAACCCGCACCGCACCACCACCTCCGGCCTGTCCCGTGAGCAGGCGATGGCGCTGCAGGGCACTGCCGACGCCGACACCGGCCCGCAGGCAGCCCGGACCGCCGCGATCGTCGGGCTGCTGCTGTACACCGGCATCCGCGTGAGCGAGTTGGTCGGCGCCGACGTCGACCAGCTCGGCCACGACGGTGGCCACCGGGTGCTCCGGTTCACCGCCAAGGGCGACGACCCGCACCTGGTCGTGCTGCCGCCACCGGTGACCCGTCGCCTCGACGCCTACCTCGCCGGCCGGGCGGACCTGGCCGGCGACCGGCTACCGGTGCCCGTCGGCGGTGCCGGCGCCCGGGAACGGCGGCCGCTGGTCGTCACCGACAGCGGCCGACGCCTGGACCGCGGCGCCGTCTGGCGGCTGCTGCGCCGGCTGGCCAAGACCGCCGAGATCCCCGTCGTGATCAGCCCGCACGTGCTGCGCCATACCTGCGCCACCCTCGCCCGCGACGCCGGCGCCCGCCTGGAGGACATCCAGGATCAACTCGGCCACGCCGACGCCCGCACCACCCGCCGCTACGACCACGGCGGCGCCCGACTCGACCGCGCCCCGGCCTACACCCTCGCCGGATACCTCAGCTGA
- a CDS encoding winged helix-turn-helix domain-containing protein, translating to MAVLASATELEFGTARDASGLSDSVLSKQAAALESAGYVAIRKGHIGRRPRTWLSLTKAGRRALRSHVAALQHLVALATTDPNPRPPGPDTSATP from the coding sequence ATGGCGGTCCTTGCATCTGCCACCGAACTGGAGTTCGGCACCGCGCGGGATGCCAGCGGACTGAGTGATTCCGTGCTCTCAAAGCAAGCCGCAGCACTCGAGTCCGCTGGCTACGTCGCAATACGCAAAGGTCACATCGGCCGCCGTCCGCGGACGTGGCTGTCACTCACCAAGGCAGGGCGTAGGGCTCTCCGCTCCCACGTCGCAGCGCTGCAACACCTTGTAGCCCTCGCCACCACCGACCCCAACCCTCGCCCACCCGGACCTGACACATCCGCCACGCCGTAG
- a CDS encoding replication-relaxation family protein translates to MRRRSRRCGWRCATRGRRPGWCCGTGGWTGPGWQEWNARHGYGSRRRRITPDAVALVDVDHAGVVGTAAVFIEVDLASMTQVLLREKVGRYLAYAADRAWDGVWPNCPPLLLLTTTASRAATFVAAAGKMLAASRRGNVVYGGQAGRDIAAAEALVVAACGLVRDPDTAAGDVVWMLPQEEATLVSLPELLAERIEAQARARHWLAEADAAADRDRLVDELRAVDVDDVGRLLAAPAAAAMLEFLAGSDPGRLVDEPELAEILLAWWTDRDDVAGDRLRRLLTDRHAREWARQVDALLTAVDAQGDQPRLCVAATRLLRHRLLSRIDVDLLGTPLGRTREQLQADLLDGYQADRDAAAAAAYARLSRRARRTTSVEQLAGEHDQEHLLVCDVCRIVTRRPAPGEWPPGEFCTYCGDGEPVPYERHDQVPTLDALVDELRAVAGNQTPVADPLVDGLRAAADKGHPAGAS, encoded by the coding sequence ATCAGGCGGCGATCGCGCAGGTGTGGCTGGCGCTGCGCGACGAGGGGCCGGCGGCCGGGCTGGTGCTGCGGGACTGGTGGGTGGACCGGGCCGGGCTGGCAGGAGTGGAACGCCCGCCACGGGTATGGCAGCCGGCGGCGTCGGATCACGCCGGACGCGGTCGCCCTGGTCGACGTCGACCACGCCGGCGTGGTCGGCACCGCCGCGGTGTTCATCGAGGTCGACCTCGCCAGCATGACCCAGGTGTTGCTGCGGGAGAAGGTCGGCCGGTATCTGGCGTACGCCGCCGATCGGGCGTGGGACGGCGTGTGGCCGAACTGCCCGCCGCTGCTGCTGCTGACCACCACCGCGTCCCGGGCGGCGACGTTCGTCGCGGCGGCCGGCAAGATGCTCGCCGCGAGCCGTCGGGGGAACGTGGTGTACGGCGGTCAGGCCGGCCGGGACATCGCGGCCGCCGAGGCCCTCGTCGTCGCCGCGTGCGGCCTGGTCCGCGACCCGGACACGGCTGCGGGCGACGTCGTCTGGATGCTGCCGCAGGAGGAGGCGACGCTGGTGTCGCTGCCCGAACTGCTGGCCGAGCGGATCGAGGCGCAGGCCCGCGCCCGACACTGGCTGGCCGAAGCCGACGCCGCCGCCGACCGGGACCGGCTCGTCGACGAGCTGCGCGCCGTCGACGTCGACGACGTCGGCCGGCTCCTGGCGGCGCCGGCCGCCGCCGCGATGCTCGAGTTCCTCGCCGGCTCCGACCCCGGCCGGCTCGTCGACGAGCCCGAACTCGCCGAGATCCTGCTCGCCTGGTGGACCGACCGCGACGACGTCGCCGGCGACCGGCTGCGGCGGCTGCTGACCGACCGGCACGCCCGCGAGTGGGCCCGCCAGGTCGACGCGCTGCTGACCGCCGTCGACGCACAGGGCGACCAGCCCCGGCTGTGCGTGGCCGCGACCCGGCTGCTGCGACACCGGTTGTTGTCACGCATCGACGTCGACCTGCTCGGCACCCCGCTCGGTCGGACCCGCGAGCAGCTCCAGGCCGATCTACTGGACGGCTACCAGGCCGACCGGGACGCCGCCGCGGCGGCGGCGTACGCGCGGCTGTCGCGGCGGGCCCGGCGCACGACCAGCGTCGAACAGCTCGCCGGCGAGCACGACCAGGAGCACCTGCTGGTGTGCGACGTCTGCCGGATCGTGACCCGCCGGCCAGCGCCGGGGGAGTGGCCACCAGGCGAGTTCTGCACGTACTGCGGCGACGGCGAACCGGTGCCGTACGAGCGCCACGACCAGGTGCCCACACTCGACGCCCTCGTCGACGAACTGCGCGCCGTCGCCGGCAACCAGACGCCCGTCGCGGACCCGCTTGTTGACGGGCTACGGGCCGCTGCCGACAAGGGCCACCCGGCGGGAGCAAGCTAA
- a CDS encoding sigma-70 family RNA polymerase sigma factor — protein MWKIDATSGNETTAACREEGMTAANTTMTDEIMSTDFDDPLDELLDPTHEDASPDEYPRLTNISTGFMYRAVVRAQDPAPPEYVTVPLPVRLEDPRSTVAVSQWNSLWESAQFRRRFFDEETLPAPLYKVADRGDLNVVFVPRTRSRYYEYAPLFHLLPKSALQRHGFPLLRCGDWPFSAQLTDIDAYLPADFETRLSRAWAGAVWRHLMPQYKSPISGFTKDDPIRLLAHNLDFWIPPVTEVIQDILRDFPEVDKGITPSPVHLQDGSVLEGTVAANPRMGGDVWRGEEEATDVVRWTVEAADADGRLRGILDAVRSHRCEDDFSSRWTGAREDFERKLYSKRSKVKVRFVELTDTIPVHGPETEVVGRMLCGDFLALLDERDRTVVVLLSSGVTKLTEVADIMGYHNHSAVSKRLDKIRQQAARFFG, from the coding sequence ATGTGGAAAATCGATGCGACGTCAGGGAACGAAACGACGGCGGCTTGTCGTGAGGAGGGCATGACAGCGGCCAACACCACCATGACGGATGAGATCATGAGCACCGACTTCGACGATCCGCTTGACGAACTGCTGGACCCGACTCACGAGGACGCGTCGCCCGACGAGTACCCGCGGCTGACGAACATCTCCACCGGGTTCATGTACCGCGCCGTGGTCCGGGCACAGGATCCCGCACCTCCGGAGTACGTGACCGTCCCGCTACCCGTCCGCCTAGAGGATCCGAGGTCGACTGTTGCGGTGTCGCAGTGGAACAGCTTGTGGGAGTCCGCGCAGTTCCGCCGACGCTTCTTCGACGAGGAAACCCTTCCGGCGCCCCTGTACAAGGTCGCCGACCGCGGCGACCTGAACGTGGTCTTCGTCCCGCGTACCCGTTCGAGGTACTACGAGTACGCCCCGCTGTTCCACCTGCTCCCGAAGTCCGCACTACAGCGACACGGCTTCCCGTTGTTGCGTTGCGGGGACTGGCCGTTCTCGGCCCAGCTGACCGACATCGACGCGTACCTTCCGGCTGACTTCGAGACCCGGCTGTCGCGGGCCTGGGCCGGCGCCGTATGGAGACACCTCATGCCGCAATACAAGTCCCCGATCAGCGGGTTTACGAAGGACGATCCGATCCGGCTGCTCGCGCACAATCTCGACTTCTGGATCCCACCGGTGACCGAGGTGATCCAGGACATCCTGCGAGACTTCCCGGAGGTGGACAAGGGCATCACCCCCAGCCCCGTGCACCTGCAGGACGGTTCCGTGCTGGAGGGAACCGTGGCGGCGAATCCCCGTATGGGTGGAGACGTGTGGCGGGGCGAAGAGGAAGCTACGGATGTCGTGCGCTGGACGGTCGAGGCCGCTGACGCCGACGGCCGGCTGCGCGGCATCCTCGACGCTGTACGTTCGCACCGCTGCGAGGACGACTTCTCGTCCCGGTGGACCGGCGCCCGCGAGGACTTTGAGCGCAAGCTGTACAGCAAGCGCTCGAAGGTGAAAGTCCGGTTCGTCGAGCTGACCGACACCATCCCAGTTCACGGGCCGGAGACGGAGGTCGTCGGTCGAATGCTGTGCGGCGACTTCCTGGCACTGCTCGACGAGCGCGACCGTACGGTAGTCGTCCTGCTCAGCAGCGGCGTGACCAAGCTGACCGAGGTCGCGGACATCATGGGGTACCACAACCACAGCGCCGTCTCGAAGCGCCTGGACAAGATCCGTCAACAGGCTGCACGCTTCTTCGGCTGA
- a CDS encoding MFS transporter: protein MQASDSARAGPREWIGLAVLALPTLLLSIDMTVLYLALPELSADLAPTSTQQLWILDIYAFMIGGFLVTMGALGDRIGRRRLLLIGAVVFGVASVVAAYSVSAEMLIATRALLGLAGATLMPSTLALIRNMFADPQQRAAAIGIWMMCFMSGMAIGPLVGGVVLQYFWWGAAFLIGVPVMVLLVVTAPFLLPEYRAPNTGRLDLLSAVMLLVTILPIIYALKEFASDGLGALSVLALVFGLGIGALFIVRQRGLAAPLLDMALFKDRTLSTALGSMLFGVMAMSAVMLFVTQYFQMIQGLSPLQAGLWLLPSVAGMMVGFLVAPALAAKIRPGTVIGGGLGLSVLGFGTLTQIDASSGLTLLVIGQVVLGMGISPLLALGTDLVVSSAPAEKAGSAAAMSETAGELGGALGVATLGSVGMAVYRSQMADAVPADIPAAAADSARETLAGAIAAAQQFPSDAQALLVPAQAAFAQGMNVAAAVSAALLGVVAVLSTVLMRHIRPIGEEPDQGTEWVEESATDHPTRGNRGTVFQS, encoded by the coding sequence ATGCAGGCCTCCGACAGCGCTCGTGCGGGCCCGCGGGAATGGATCGGCCTCGCTGTCCTGGCCCTGCCGACGCTGCTCCTGTCCATCGACATGACCGTGTTGTACCTGGCCCTGCCCGAACTGAGCGCGGACCTCGCGCCCACCAGTACCCAACAGCTGTGGATCCTGGACATCTACGCCTTCATGATCGGCGGATTCCTGGTCACGATGGGCGCCCTCGGTGACCGCATCGGTCGGCGCAGGCTGCTCCTCATCGGAGCAGTGGTCTTCGGCGTCGCCTCCGTGGTCGCGGCCTACTCGGTCAGTGCCGAAATGCTCATCGCAACCCGTGCCCTCCTCGGGCTCGCGGGAGCCACTCTGATGCCGTCCACGCTCGCCCTCATCCGGAACATGTTCGCGGACCCGCAGCAGCGCGCCGCGGCCATCGGCATCTGGATGATGTGCTTCATGAGCGGCATGGCGATCGGGCCGCTGGTCGGCGGCGTCGTCCTCCAGTACTTCTGGTGGGGCGCCGCGTTTCTCATCGGAGTTCCCGTCATGGTGCTCCTGGTAGTCACCGCACCGTTCCTGCTGCCGGAGTACCGGGCCCCGAACACGGGCCGGCTGGACCTGTTGAGCGCCGTCATGCTTCTGGTCACCATCCTGCCGATCATCTATGCCCTCAAGGAGTTCGCCTCCGACGGGCTGGGGGCGCTTTCCGTCCTGGCTCTGGTGTTCGGCCTTGGCATCGGCGCGCTGTTCATCGTTCGACAGCGGGGGCTTGCCGCCCCCCTGCTGGACATGGCGCTCTTCAAGGATCGGACCCTCAGCACGGCCCTGGGCAGCATGTTGTTCGGCGTGATGGCCATGAGCGCGGTCATGCTGTTCGTGACACAGTACTTCCAGATGATCCAGGGGCTTTCGCCCCTCCAGGCCGGCCTGTGGCTGCTTCCTTCGGTCGCGGGCATGATGGTCGGGTTCCTGGTGGCTCCCGCCTTGGCGGCCAAGATTCGCCCCGGCACCGTGATCGGCGGCGGGCTCGGACTCAGCGTGCTCGGGTTCGGGACGCTCACGCAGATCGACGCGAGTTCGGGGCTCACCCTGCTGGTCATCGGGCAGGTCGTCCTGGGGATGGGCATCAGTCCACTCCTCGCCCTGGGAACCGACCTGGTCGTGAGCTCGGCTCCCGCGGAGAAAGCAGGCTCCGCCGCAGCGATGTCAGAGACAGCCGGAGAGTTGGGCGGCGCGCTGGGCGTGGCCACGCTCGGCAGCGTCGGCATGGCCGTGTACCGGAGCCAGATGGCCGACGCCGTCCCCGCGGACATCCCCGCCGCTGCGGCCGACAGCGCCAGAGAGACCCTGGCCGGTGCGATAGCCGCAGCACAGCAGTTCCCGTCCGATGCCCAAGCGCTGCTCGTCCCGGCGCAGGCGGCGTTCGCTCAAGGGATGAACGTGGCCGCAGCCGTCAGCGCCGCGCTGCTGGGCGTGGTCGCGGTACTGAGCACGGTCCTGATGCGACACATCCGCCCGATCGGCGAGGAACCGGACCAGGGAACCGAGTGGGTCGAGGAGAGCGCCACCGATCATCCCACCCGGGGCAACAGAGGCACCGTCTTCCAGAGCTAA
- a CDS encoding VOC family protein, which translates to MTTTASEFTVSLPIADRQRAADFYREAFGFEPVGTPTEDGLPEPLQYRLAGRTLLALIPSDGLDWVLGSRQLAPVAVSECLLGLTLDTAHNVDALVDRVRHTGGEVITAPEQQEWGYTAICADPDGHAWQITAEREGPL; encoded by the coding sequence GTGACCACCACAGCATCTGAATTCACCGTCAGCCTGCCCATCGCGGACAGGCAGCGGGCGGCAGACTTCTATCGGGAGGCGTTCGGGTTCGAGCCGGTGGGCACCCCGACCGAGGATGGGCTGCCCGAGCCCCTGCAGTACCGACTCGCCGGTCGGACGCTGCTGGCGCTCATTCCTTCCGACGGTCTCGACTGGGTGCTCGGGAGCCGTCAGCTCGCGCCGGTCGCGGTGAGCGAGTGCCTGCTCGGCTTGACGTTGGATACGGCGCACAACGTAGACGCGCTCGTCGACCGGGTGCGGCACACGGGCGGCGAGGTCATCACCGCCCCTGAGCAGCAGGAGTGGGGCTACACCGCGATCTGCGCCGATCCCGACGGCCACGCCTGGCAGATCACCGCCGAGAGGGAGGGGCCACTGTGA
- a CDS encoding winged helix-turn-helix transcriptional regulator: MGRDYGQFCGLAKASSVLGERWSLLIVRDLSVAPCRFKDLHEGLPGIPTSVLTARLRDLQAAGVVTRVAGERPGGGVLYTLTPHGHALEPILDALGRWGAETMTVPEPDDVITDMSLAAALRAGYRPGVTDTATSYVVHTGPATAWADTTPDSVTVGAGVPGFVADLTIRSGPELRALLAGNLAPAAALTGGAIQIEGPPEAFERFARTFHVPLAEPAETP; this comes from the coding sequence ATGGGCAGGGATTACGGTCAGTTCTGTGGGCTCGCCAAGGCGAGCAGCGTGCTTGGTGAGCGGTGGTCGCTGTTGATCGTGCGGGATCTGAGTGTGGCGCCGTGCCGCTTCAAGGATCTGCATGAGGGGCTGCCGGGAATTCCGACCAGCGTACTGACGGCCAGGTTGCGTGATCTTCAGGCGGCCGGGGTGGTGACGCGGGTGGCCGGTGAGCGGCCCGGCGGTGGCGTGCTCTACACGCTTACGCCGCACGGTCACGCGTTGGAGCCCATCCTTGATGCGCTCGGCAGGTGGGGAGCGGAAACGATGACCGTTCCGGAACCCGACGACGTGATCACCGACATGTCCCTGGCTGCCGCGCTACGTGCCGGATATCGGCCAGGCGTCACGGACACCGCCACAAGCTACGTGGTTCACACGGGCCCTGCCACCGCGTGGGCTGACACGACGCCGGATTCGGTCACGGTCGGCGCAGGGGTGCCTGGCTTCGTGGCCGATCTGACGATCCGTAGCGGCCCCGAGTTGCGTGCCCTGCTCGCAGGCAACCTCGCACCTGCTGCCGCGCTCACGGGCGGCGCGATCCAGATCGAAGGACCGCCCGAAGCGTTCGAGCGCTTCGCCCGCACCTTCCACGTCCCTCTGGCGGAGCCCGCCGAAACCCCATGA
- a CDS encoding transposase → MAVGRKSFVVAPKKYPDELRQRAVRLYRESDPKPVIRRLAEQLGVHPEALRNWIRQAEADAGERHDRPTSEMVEENRRLRDEVAELRRANEILKAASAYFAAELDPTRRRS, encoded by the coding sequence ATGGCCGTGGGGAGGAAGTCGTTCGTGGTAGCACCGAAGAAGTACCCCGACGAGCTGCGTCAGCGGGCTGTGCGCTTGTATCGCGAGTCGGACCCGAAGCCGGTGATCCGGCGTTTGGCCGAGCAGCTCGGCGTGCATCCTGAGGCGTTGCGGAACTGGATCCGGCAGGCCGAGGCCGACGCGGGTGAGCGGCACGACCGGCCCACCAGCGAGATGGTTGAGGAGAACCGCCGGCTTCGTGACGAAGTGGCCGAGCTGCGGCGGGCGAACGAGATCCTGAAGGCGGCGAGCGCGTATTTCGCGGCGGAGCTCGACCCGACCCGGCGACGGTCATGA
- a CDS encoding IS3 family transposase, producing the protein MTFIDEHRDQFAVALLLRVLNIGASTYYAWVKQVEQPCDRDMVDLGLISNIHEIWTASGHTYGADRVHRQLHRDGIRVGRKRVERLMADQGWQGAFLRRGWRGGSTRQDPRATPAPDLVNRRFTAAGPNRLWVADATRIPCGEGVFWLAAVRDAFSRRIVGWKTSDRCDTDLILAALEYGIWSRDVRDGQLIHHSDRGSNYTSFRFAERLQDNGILPSMGSVGDSFDNALMENFWSTLKIELVYRTSWRTRDEAENAIFAYIDGWYNTHRIQKELGYLSPDEYETVWHTRQHNRTEPPIATPAPAGSR; encoded by the coding sequence ATGACGTTCATTGATGAACATCGTGACCAGTTCGCGGTCGCGCTCCTGCTACGGGTCCTGAACATCGGTGCCTCGACGTACTACGCGTGGGTCAAGCAGGTCGAACAGCCATGCGACCGCGACATGGTCGACCTGGGCCTGATCTCCAACATCCACGAGATCTGGACCGCGTCCGGGCATACCTACGGCGCGGACCGGGTGCATCGGCAGCTACACCGTGACGGGATCCGCGTGGGCCGCAAGCGGGTGGAGCGGCTGATGGCCGACCAGGGTTGGCAGGGCGCGTTCCTGCGCCGGGGCTGGCGCGGCGGCTCCACCCGGCAGGACCCTCGGGCGACACCGGCGCCGGACCTGGTCAACCGGCGGTTCACCGCTGCCGGGCCGAACCGGCTGTGGGTCGCCGACGCCACCCGTATCCCGTGCGGCGAGGGCGTGTTCTGGCTGGCCGCGGTCCGCGACGCCTTCTCCCGCCGGATCGTCGGGTGGAAGACCTCCGACCGCTGCGACACCGACCTGATCCTCGCCGCCCTCGAATACGGCATCTGGTCCCGCGACGTCCGCGACGGCCAGCTCATACATCACAGCGACAGGGGCTCGAACTACACGTCCTTCCGCTTCGCGGAACGCTTACAGGACAACGGGATCCTGCCGTCGATGGGATCCGTCGGCGACTCGTTCGACAACGCGCTCATGGAGAACTTCTGGTCCACGCTGAAGATCGAACTCGTCTACCGCACCTCCTGGCGGACCCGCGACGAGGCCGAGAACGCGATCTTCGCCTACATCGACGGCTGGTACAACACCCACCGCATCCAGAAGGAACTGGGCTACCTCAGTCCCGACGAGTACGAAACCGTCTGGCACACCCGCCAACACAACCGAACCGAGCCACCTATCGCCACCCCTGCGCCAGCCGGCAGCAGGTAA
- a CDS encoding tyrosine-type recombinase/integrase — protein MPQLDLQKLTVGLSRTWAGYLRDWDRSLRAGNYPETTRYNYLLAAAQLGRYLGECSPDPDADEAADDPCAVTRGHVEAFQAWMIATRSASTALNKHKGLQQFFKWLLVDEQAIDRTPMERVRQPKTLRKLIPVMSDEDTGKLLDACRGKGFTNLRDEALIRLYCNTGARLSEVGNLLVADVDLNTESVHFHGKGAKDRRVRFGPKTAWATGTTSRLEAPRVRPVGAVSGWSG, from the coding sequence ATGCCACAACTCGATCTTCAAAAACTCACCGTCGGACTGTCCCGGACCTGGGCCGGATACCTGCGGGACTGGGACCGGTCACTGCGCGCCGGGAACTATCCGGAGACGACCCGCTACAACTACCTCCTCGCTGCCGCGCAGCTCGGCCGGTATCTGGGGGAGTGCTCCCCGGATCCCGACGCCGACGAGGCGGCCGACGATCCGTGCGCGGTGACCAGGGGGCACGTGGAGGCGTTCCAGGCCTGGATGATCGCTACCAGGTCCGCGTCGACCGCCCTGAACAAGCACAAGGGACTGCAGCAGTTCTTCAAGTGGCTCCTGGTCGACGAGCAGGCCATCGACCGGACGCCGATGGAGCGGGTACGGCAGCCGAAGACACTCCGCAAGCTGATCCCGGTCATGAGCGACGAGGACACCGGCAAGCTCCTCGACGCCTGCAGGGGCAAGGGCTTCACGAACCTGCGCGACGAGGCGCTTATCCGTCTGTACTGCAACACCGGCGCCCGCCTGTCCGAGGTCGGCAACCTGTTGGTGGCCGACGTCGACCTGAACACCGAGTCGGTGCACTTCCACGGCAAGGGCGCCAAGGACCGGCGGGTCCGGTTCGGACCCAAGACCGCTTGGGCGACCGGGACCACATCGAGGTTGGAGGCACCCCGGGTACGACCGGTCGGGGCGGTCAGCGGTTGGTCGGGGTGA
- a CDS encoding dihydrofolate reductase family protein, with translation MRVVAQQWVSVDGYAAGPRGEQDIFAAVRPGADAASQRWNDRLLDEVDSVLLGRRSYGAFSQFWPTSDEPIAERVNRIDKVVFSRTLDAAPWGTYEPATIVADAVSHVRERRRDGDDATLLLWGSLAVMHGLMAARELDEFDLFVAPVALGSGTPLVPEGMTLQLTQVGQEIWDGAAHLRYTIDR, from the coding sequence ATGAGGGTTGTGGCGCAGCAGTGGGTCTCGGTCGATGGATACGCGGCCGGGCCGCGCGGGGAACAGGACATCTTCGCCGCGGTTCGGCCTGGCGCCGACGCGGCGAGCCAGCGATGGAACGACCGGCTGCTCGACGAGGTGGACTCGGTCCTGCTGGGGCGTCGGTCCTACGGAGCCTTCTCGCAGTTCTGGCCCACCTCGGACGAACCCATCGCCGAGCGGGTGAACCGGATCGACAAGGTGGTGTTCTCCCGGACACTCGACGCCGCGCCCTGGGGCACGTACGAGCCGGCGACGATCGTGGCGGATGCGGTGTCCCACGTTCGGGAGCGCCGACGTGACGGTGACGACGCGACACTGCTGCTGTGGGGCTCCCTCGCCGTCATGCACGGCCTGATGGCGGCCCGGGAGCTCGATGAGTTCGACCTGTTCGTCGCCCCGGTGGCACTGGGGTCGGGTACGCCGCTCGTCCCCGAGGGCATGACGCTCCAGTTGACCCAGGTCGGCCAGGAGATCTGGGACGGTGCCGCTCACCTGCGCTACACCATCGACCGCTGA